One genomic segment of Terriglobia bacterium includes these proteins:
- a CDS encoding TonB-dependent receptor yields the protein MTIHRAAMLSGIVLFVSVLSYAQVSYDSAVLKGSILDPNGAVVPGAAVTVTNTSTGLVRTALSEEAGYYQVPALAPGTYRVTVQAAGFSRAVADNVVLTVGEPVSYNVHLVLGVLDQEVEVRDQAPLIEVEQTQQANTVNQLQVENLPNIDRRFTDLIYTVPGVASSNTPSIQDPSVGTGYLASGFSIGGSNGRNNLITIDGGENDYGSGAPRVRNVPLDSVQEFQVNRSSFAAEFGNTVGTAINVVTRSGTNTLHGSVYSYFHNRNTDSVNYFNRLINPGSNLFEQSAISGFTLGGPIRHDKLFFFTAYENQKLDSATSQNYSGTAEFQSVSAQTNGYSGGKCPGQPAQVSQLCYLTQLANSGTAAAPLGATLLASPVLGAPLADPILSALVLPNQGTFDGIISTLAAVRGTPGFNTPRGRYNNWVSRVDYQPSVRDSIMARFSLMHETDSVVPQPPTSTFDLRTDYTVTSAWTHSFSPKFVNVLRVQAVPQDLATAGTPYPERAEIDLLTANSIVLGNPFSLPYGANVKRFQFDDNAVLLRKAHSFKFGGSYQPDHYNVSENVWFGGQWSFADGAIPLIALLPQAVQANLAAFNLSQGYPAGGPSSTNLTAVQSFLAGTPLSLIQASPSSNTQWKGWDHHLGVYAQDTWKISPKLTFNYGARLDYDAAPAPVPHSVYVSPRAGLAWDPAGTGKTVVRAGGGLFVAPVLFMVPFYVNTLGTSGKYINQGALSASLPSPPFPSIFAAWAVARSKATGPDPNPALSPADLASIGWAINPPGPTAFGSVFSTLDPGFKPQYTVQASTSIAREIAPNLSIELGYSYYRSVHIQQVTAGNYQEAPCNFVNPAQFTAVIDPFVGPCYGPQPGTTAGVPNSLVFVNDVWSPVGSGVYHGLTSSLSKRFSHGLQFNANYTLSRAEDNTSDFSNLSVPFRPDQLRRDWSVSDFNVTHNFVANAVYMTPSQSKVLAGISISPIVVLRSGVPFTLLAPGLGGLSGNGTIGHTSEARPWNEPRNEGRGDSYKTVDLRVAKSLYFNGERGRKLELIAQFQNLLNRTNFAAVNNIVPADPNFTLPNGGNLLNGPYTATGFAPTSISQLSQPLAFASAYPARYISFALRLGF from the coding sequence ATGACCATCCATAGGGCCGCGATGCTTTCCGGCATCGTCCTGTTTGTTTCGGTCCTGAGCTATGCCCAGGTGAGTTATGACAGCGCCGTACTGAAAGGAAGCATCCTCGATCCGAATGGCGCAGTGGTTCCGGGCGCGGCCGTTACCGTGACCAATACGTCTACGGGTCTGGTCAGGACCGCGCTGTCGGAAGAGGCCGGCTATTATCAGGTGCCGGCGCTCGCTCCGGGCACCTATCGCGTCACCGTACAAGCCGCGGGTTTCAGCAGAGCGGTTGCGGATAACGTTGTGCTCACGGTGGGCGAACCTGTTTCATATAACGTCCATCTTGTCCTTGGCGTGCTCGATCAGGAGGTCGAGGTTAGGGATCAGGCGCCTCTGATCGAAGTTGAGCAAACACAGCAGGCAAACACCGTCAACCAGCTTCAAGTCGAGAATCTTCCAAATATCGACCGCCGCTTCACGGACCTTATTTATACCGTTCCGGGCGTGGCAAGTTCGAATACGCCTTCAATACAGGATCCCAGCGTCGGTACCGGATATCTCGCTTCCGGATTCTCCATAGGCGGCAGCAACGGTCGTAACAACCTGATTACGATTGATGGCGGCGAGAACGATTACGGCTCGGGTGCGCCGCGAGTGCGCAACGTGCCCTTGGATTCAGTGCAGGAGTTTCAGGTAAACCGAAGTTCTTTCGCGGCGGAATTCGGAAATACGGTGGGCACGGCCATCAATGTCGTGACGCGGAGCGGGACAAACACACTGCACGGCAGCGTTTACTCCTACTTCCACAACAGAAATACCGATTCCGTTAACTATTTCAACCGGCTGATCAATCCCGGTTCGAACCTTTTCGAACAAAGCGCTATTTCCGGCTTCACGCTTGGCGGACCCATCAGGCACGACAAGCTGTTCTTTTTCACCGCCTACGAAAATCAGAAGCTCGATTCGGCGACTTCGCAGAATTACTCAGGCACAGCGGAGTTTCAGTCTGTAAGCGCTCAAACCAATGGTTACAGTGGCGGCAAGTGTCCCGGGCAGCCCGCACAGGTCAGCCAGCTTTGTTATTTGACCCAGTTGGCGAATTCCGGCACCGCGGCAGCGCCCTTGGGCGCTACTCTTCTCGCCTCACCCGTGTTAGGGGCGCCGCTCGCAGACCCGATCCTGAGCGCTCTTGTTCTTCCAAACCAGGGGACATTTGACGGAATTATCTCGACACTTGCTGCGGTTCGCGGTACGCCCGGATTCAACACGCCGCGAGGCCGCTACAACAATTGGGTTTCCCGGGTCGATTATCAGCCGTCTGTCCGTGACAGCATCATGGCGCGTTTTTCATTGATGCACGAGACGGATAGCGTGGTTCCGCAGCCGCCGACCTCCACGTTCGATCTGCGAACGGACTATACGGTGACGTCCGCCTGGACCCACTCTTTCAGTCCGAAGTTCGTCAACGTTCTTCGCGTGCAAGCCGTGCCGCAAGATCTTGCCACAGCCGGCACTCCCTATCCGGAGCGGGCGGAAATCGACCTTCTGACCGCGAATTCGATTGTTCTGGGGAATCCGTTTTCATTGCCGTACGGTGCGAACGTGAAGCGGTTTCAATTCGACGACAATGCTGTTTTGCTGCGCAAGGCCCACAGCTTTAAATTTGGCGGCTCATATCAGCCCGACCATTACAACGTTTCCGAAAACGTCTGGTTTGGCGGCCAGTGGAGTTTCGCGGATGGTGCTATCCCCCTGATTGCGCTTTTGCCTCAGGCGGTGCAGGCAAATCTCGCCGCTTTCAACCTGAGCCAGGGTTATCCAGCGGGCGGGCCATCATCGACGAATTTGACGGCGGTGCAGTCCTTCCTTGCCGGCACACCGCTCTCTTTGATTCAGGCCAGTCCCTCTTCGAATACTCAATGGAAAGGCTGGGACCACCATCTCGGCGTTTACGCGCAGGACACGTGGAAAATTTCTCCAAAGCTGACATTTAACTACGGAGCGCGGCTGGACTACGACGCCGCGCCTGCGCCGGTGCCGCACAGCGTCTATGTTTCGCCGCGTGCAGGCCTTGCATGGGATCCGGCGGGCACAGGAAAAACCGTCGTCCGCGCGGGTGGGGGGCTGTTCGTTGCTCCGGTTCTCTTCATGGTGCCCTTCTACGTGAATACCCTTGGCACCAGCGGGAAATATATCAACCAGGGCGCATTATCGGCCAGCCTCCCGTCGCCGCCGTTTCCTTCCATCTTCGCTGCCTGGGCGGTCGCCAGGTCAAAAGCGACAGGGCCTGATCCGAATCCCGCACTCAGTCCCGCCGACCTCGCGTCCATAGGCTGGGCGATAAACCCTCCGGGTCCGACGGCATTTGGAAGCGTGTTTTCAACATTGGATCCGGGTTTCAAACCGCAATACACCGTCCAGGCGAGCACAAGCATCGCGCGCGAAATCGCTCCGAACCTGTCGATCGAGCTCGGATACAGCTACTATCGAAGCGTTCACATCCAGCAGGTAACCGCCGGCAATTACCAGGAAGCTCCGTGTAACTTCGTGAACCCTGCGCAATTCACGGCGGTGATCGATCCGTTCGTTGGGCCATGCTATGGTCCCCAGCCTGGAACAACAGCCGGTGTGCCGAATTCGCTGGTTTTCGTCAACGACGTCTGGTCGCCTGTCGGCAGCGGCGTGTACCACGGACTCACGTCTTCATTGAGCAAACGCTTCAGCCATGGTTTGCAGTTCAACGCCAATTACACGCTCAGCCGCGCAGAAGACAATACAAGCGATTTCAGTAATCTGAGCGTCCCGTTTCGTCCCGACCAGTTGAGGAGAGACTGGTCTGTTTCGGATTTTAACGTGACGCACAATTTCGTCGCAAACGCGGTCTACATGACTCCCTCTCAATCCAAGGTTCTGGCCGGCATTTCTATTTCGCCGATCGTTGTCCTGAGGTCCGGAGTTCCATTCACTCTTCTGGCACCCGGTCTGGGAGGCTTGTCGGGCAACGGGACGATCGGACATACCAGCGAAGCGCGGCCATGGAATGAACCCCGGAATGAGGGGCGAGGCGATTCCTACAAGACTGTTGACTTGAGAGTTGCGAAATCCCTGTACTTCAATGGAGAAAGGGGACGGAAGTTGGAACTCATCGCGCAATTTCAGAATCTGCTCAACCGGACGAACTTTGCTGCGGTCAACAACATCGTTCCGGCTGATCCCAATTTCACTCTTCCGAATGGTGGAAATCTGCTGAACGGTCCATACACTGCCACAGGCTTTGCTCCAACTTCCATCTCACAGCTCAGCCAACCGCTTGCGTTTGCGTCCGCTTATCCTGCGCGGTACATCAGCTTCGCTTTGCGGTTGGGATTCTGA
- a CDS encoding NAD(P)-binding protein, with the protein MKTPIRVAVIGGGCAALTAAFELTRPEHDGQYEVTVYQMGWRLGGKGASGRGVADRVEEHGLHLWMGFYENAFRLMRECYAERRQAFPNCRFADWRDAFKPAPNVGVANRTGDGWAFWLAHFPPGQGEPGDPATGDPFTVAAYLRQSVMLIGELLRSAAAMESSEQGTEDTGSGPRPNSGGGTTPGVATMLRYSQLATAAALIEASDFLREAIDTLFPRFFGDAVSAPMQIIEQLAVAARRQLASMVEASPELRRVWEVIDLILAIVRGSIRCGLAVDPRGFDAINDYDWREWLRMNGASEPSLDSGFMRGIYDLVFAYEDGDVHRPRLAAGVALRGAMRMFFTYRGSLFWRMSAGMGDVVFAPLYQVLKQRGVRFEFFHRLTHIGLGPSEPGETPFVKTLDFDVQARIKGGGEYQPLVDIHNLPSWPIQPDYAQLVGGRSLARDGRSFEAIWEKGRAGNKRLSVARDFDFVILGLGIGALPGVAAELIEREPRWRDMVREVKTVPTQAFQLWMQKDSSELGWKGSETNVSGFVHPFDTWADMSHLIPEESWRIAVKSIAYFCSVLPDLAPDSSSVTQDFCLQQDETVRNNAIRFLNNDVRALWPRAAGGDGAFRWDLLAGEDQSSAEASQCRFDSQFWKANVNPTDRYVQSLPGSIVYRVSPLDMAFDNLTIAGDWTATGLDSGCIESAVISGLLAAHAISQKPLLKEIIGYDHP; encoded by the coding sequence ATGAAAACACCCATTCGTGTAGCCGTGATTGGCGGCGGTTGTGCCGCTCTGACGGCGGCCTTCGAACTCACACGTCCCGAACATGACGGTCAATATGAGGTCACGGTTTATCAAATGGGATGGCGTCTTGGCGGAAAAGGCGCTTCCGGGCGCGGCGTCGCGGATCGCGTGGAGGAACACGGTCTTCATTTGTGGATGGGCTTCTACGAGAATGCCTTCCGGTTGATGCGCGAATGCTACGCCGAGCGGCGGCAGGCGTTTCCGAATTGCCGTTTTGCGGATTGGCGGGATGCCTTCAAGCCGGCCCCCAACGTTGGCGTTGCAAACCGGACGGGGGATGGATGGGCGTTCTGGCTGGCGCATTTTCCACCGGGTCAGGGTGAGCCTGGTGACCCGGCGACGGGTGACCCGTTTACTGTCGCTGCTTACCTGCGCCAATCCGTGATGCTGATCGGTGAGTTGCTGCGGTCGGCAGCCGCGATGGAATCTTCCGAACAGGGAACGGAAGATACCGGCTCCGGACCACGCCCCAACAGCGGCGGCGGAACCACACCTGGCGTTGCGACAATGCTGCGGTATTCCCAGCTCGCGACGGCCGCCGCTCTCATTGAGGCAAGCGATTTCCTGCGCGAAGCGATCGATACTCTTTTCCCGCGCTTCTTTGGAGATGCCGTCTCCGCGCCGATGCAGATCATCGAACAGTTGGCGGTCGCGGCCCGGCGCCAGCTTGCTTCCATGGTCGAGGCGAGTCCCGAACTGCGCCGGGTCTGGGAAGTCATCGATCTCATTCTCGCTATCGTTCGCGGTTCGATCCGTTGTGGACTGGCTGTCGATCCGCGCGGTTTCGACGCGATCAACGATTACGACTGGCGAGAGTGGCTCCGGATGAACGGCGCGTCCGAGCCGTCACTTGATTCGGGATTCATGCGGGGGATTTACGACCTGGTTTTCGCATACGAAGACGGCGATGTCCATCGTCCGCGCCTGGCGGCGGGCGTAGCCTTGCGCGGAGCAATGCGGATGTTCTTCACATACCGCGGTTCGCTCTTCTGGCGCATGAGTGCGGGTATGGGCGATGTCGTTTTCGCGCCGCTCTACCAGGTGCTGAAGCAAAGAGGTGTGCGCTTTGAGTTCTTCCATCGGCTGACGCATATAGGACTTGGTCCCAGCGAACCCGGCGAGACTCCTTTCGTGAAGACACTCGATTTTGATGTGCAGGCCCGTATCAAGGGCGGCGGTGAATATCAACCCCTGGTGGATATTCACAACCTCCCAAGCTGGCCCATTCAACCCGATTACGCTCAACTGGTCGGCGGCCGTTCGCTTGCCCGCGACGGCCGCTCCTTTGAGGCGATCTGGGAAAAGGGCCGTGCGGGCAACAAGAGGTTGTCGGTTGCACGCGATTTCGATTTCGTTATCCTCGGCTTGGGTATTGGGGCTCTGCCCGGCGTGGCTGCTGAACTCATCGAGCGCGAGCCACGCTGGCGCGATATGGTTCGCGAAGTCAAGACCGTGCCGACGCAGGCGTTTCAGCTCTGGATGCAGAAGGATTCGAGCGAGCTTGGGTGGAAAGGCAGCGAAACGAATGTGTCGGGCTTTGTCCATCCATTCGATACCTGGGCGGACATGAGCCATCTCATCCCGGAGGAAAGCTGGCGCATCGCGGTCAAGTCCATTGCATACTTCTGCAGCGTGCTGCCCGACCTGGCTCCGGATTCCTCCAGCGTCACCCAGGACTTTTGCCTGCAGCAAGACGAAACCGTCCGCAACAATGCCATTCGTTTCCTGAACAACGATGTCCGTGCGCTGTGGCCCCGGGCAGCCGGCGGAGATGGAGCGTTTCGCTGGGATTTACTGGCAGGCGAAGATCAATCGAGCGCAGAAGCATCCCAATGCCGCTTCGATTCGCAATTCTGGAAAGCGAACGTCAATCCGACGGATCGTTATGTACAATCGCTGCCCGGCAGCATTGTTTACCGCGTGTCTCCCCTGGATATGGCCTTTGACAATCTGACGATAGCCGGTGATTGGACGGCGACGGGACTCGACTCCGGCTGTATCGAATCCGCCGTCATTTCCGGTCTTCTGGCAGCACACGCGATTTCTCAAAAGCCATTGCTCAAGGAGATCATCGGTTATGACCATCCATAG
- a CDS encoding protein kinase, which translates to MHVGQVVSHYRVLQKVGEGGLGEVFLAQDLILNRRVALKVLATKQPDARKQILEEARSAASIDHPHACKIYETGDCEGAPFIVMEFLEGETLSQRLESGPLPLKEAVTIAIEITEALAEAHEKQIIHCDLKPTNIMITLSGHAKLMDFGLARMLKQSPPSGDDSTHQDEVSKPGIAGTPAYMAPEQIRGEKLDARSDIFSLGIVLYEMLAGVHPFRRTTHAATMAAILHEDAVPLNQAAPAIPESLSRVIERSLVKSPAGRYASARDLWAALTGLRSDDAARLQAASPSAAIAILPFSDLSPAHDQEYFCDGLAEELISAIGQSSPIRVASRTASFRYKGATLDLREIGRTLNVTSILEGSVRKAGDRLRIVVKLVDIETGYPIWSERYDRLLNDIFEIQDEIARSIAGKLQGTFAASMTAPAAPTPPRNVRAYESYLKGRYFWNKRTEDDLRRSAEYFESAIAEDANEAVAHAGLADVYVTLSLYGAVRPLDFLPLARNSADRALELKPDLPEALTSRACLRAVFDWDWNSAAREFETAIRLNPNYAQARQWYAMNCLSPLGAFTRAREELKIASETDPVSLAIASSVGVLAFFERDYERAIADFRAVLQMDEAFYLAHYFLGQIYAAQGLYPDALGELERAVAISRGSSESISALGYAQARAGQTDNARRQLQELSQRKTGRYVSPVLVAQVNTGLKEYDDAMTNIEEAFQARSTDLVWLKLRPAFDAVRSNDRVTRLLTSLGLGSSLSSRLV; encoded by the coding sequence GTGCACGTCGGACAGGTCGTTTCCCATTACCGCGTTTTGCAGAAAGTCGGCGAGGGCGGCCTCGGAGAAGTCTTCCTCGCCCAGGACCTGATCCTCAATCGCCGGGTGGCGCTCAAAGTGCTCGCCACCAAGCAACCCGACGCGCGAAAACAGATACTCGAAGAGGCGCGGTCCGCCGCGTCCATCGATCATCCCCACGCCTGCAAAATCTATGAAACCGGTGACTGCGAGGGCGCGCCTTTCATCGTGATGGAGTTTCTCGAGGGTGAAACTCTTTCACAACGCCTGGAATCCGGTCCCCTACCGCTGAAGGAAGCCGTGACGATAGCAATCGAGATTACCGAGGCGCTTGCGGAAGCTCACGAAAAGCAGATCATTCACTGCGATCTAAAACCCACCAACATCATGATCACACTCAGCGGCCACGCGAAGCTGATGGACTTCGGTCTGGCCAGAATGCTTAAACAGAGCCCCCCGTCTGGTGACGATTCGACACATCAGGATGAGGTGTCGAAACCCGGCATCGCCGGAACTCCGGCATATATGGCACCAGAACAGATTCGCGGTGAAAAACTCGATGCCCGCTCCGACATATTTTCGCTTGGAATCGTTTTATATGAGATGCTCGCCGGCGTACATCCCTTTCGGCGAACTACACACGCGGCAACAATGGCAGCAATTCTTCATGAAGATGCGGTTCCTCTGAACCAGGCTGCTCCTGCAATTCCCGAATCCCTTTCACGGGTTATCGAGCGAAGTCTTGTCAAATCTCCTGCCGGAAGGTACGCGTCGGCACGTGATTTATGGGCGGCATTGACCGGGCTGCGCAGCGACGATGCCGCACGGCTACAGGCTGCTTCACCGTCGGCCGCAATCGCCATTCTGCCCTTCTCGGACCTGAGTCCAGCGCACGACCAGGAATATTTCTGCGACGGGCTGGCCGAAGAACTGATCTCGGCGATCGGTCAGTCGAGCCCAATCCGCGTTGCCTCACGGACGGCATCGTTTCGATACAAGGGAGCCACTCTCGATCTGCGGGAGATCGGACGTACCCTGAATGTGACGTCTATCCTGGAAGGAAGCGTTCGAAAGGCGGGAGACCGGCTGCGCATCGTCGTCAAGCTGGTCGACATTGAAACCGGTTATCCGATATGGTCCGAACGCTACGATCGGTTACTGAACGACATTTTCGAAATCCAGGATGAAATCGCCCGCTCGATTGCCGGGAAGCTGCAAGGAACATTCGCTGCGTCGATGACTGCGCCGGCCGCTCCGACTCCGCCTCGCAACGTCCGGGCCTACGAGTCCTATCTGAAAGGCCGGTACTTCTGGAATAAGCGCACAGAGGATGACCTGCGCCGGAGCGCGGAGTATTTCGAGAGCGCGATCGCCGAGGATGCCAATGAAGCCGTTGCGCATGCCGGGCTGGCTGATGTTTACGTGACGCTCAGTCTGTACGGCGCCGTACGGCCTCTCGACTTTTTGCCGCTTGCGAGAAACTCCGCAGACCGCGCACTTGAACTGAAACCCGATCTGCCCGAAGCATTGACCTCACGAGCCTGCCTGAGAGCCGTCTTCGACTGGGATTGGAATTCCGCCGCCAGAGAGTTCGAAACTGCGATTCGCTTAAACCCGAATTACGCCCAGGCCCGTCAATGGTACGCGATGAATTGTCTGTCTCCCCTGGGCGCATTTACGCGAGCCAGAGAGGAGCTGAAGATAGCGTCCGAGACCGATCCCGTATCTCTGGCGATCGCATCTTCCGTTGGCGTACTGGCTTTTTTTGAGCGTGACTACGAACGGGCGATCGCGGACTTTCGCGCGGTACTGCAGATGGATGAAGCATTCTACCTGGCACATTACTTTCTCGGCCAGATCTATGCGGCACAAGGTCTATATCCCGACGCACTCGGCGAACTGGAACGCGCGGTCGCAATCAGCCGGGGATCGTCGGAAAGTATCTCTGCGCTCGGATACGCTCAAGCCAGAGCTGGACAGACGGACAATGCCCGCCGTCAGCTTCAAGAACTGTCACAGCGAAAAACCGGGAGATACGTTTCGCCGGTATTGGTGGCTC